One stretch of Cohnella algarum DNA includes these proteins:
- the hemG gene encoding protoporphyrinogen oxidase yields MGRDGRRIAVIGGGLTGLSAAYYLLRLARERGQKVEAIVIEGSGRLGGKVNTLRRDGFVIERGPDSFLGRKLPMLHLARDLNLLDELVGTNPAAVKTYIALDGKLNPMPKGMNLGIPNDLGAFARNSLISPFGKMRALDDLRLPRLAEEKEETVGAFLERRLGKEMVERIAEPLLAGIHAGDLYKLGLYATFPQFADMERRYGSVIRGMIEARNTAPAAGAKAAQLRSAAVGGASIPPTAFLTFRSGLSVVIETLERRLRDMGCEIRLGGEVETLEKAGAAGAAEDGSSGRYRLRLADGTVYEADDVLLTLPAYADARLLEPHLDVSALSTMDYVSVANVVLAYDDREFGRKLDGSGFLVPKSEGRTITASTWTSSKWLHTAPRGKKLIRCYVGRAGDEDAVELDDERMALAVRRDLRDLMGLEAKPLFVEITRLRRSMPQYPVGHLERIAALRDELNARLPGVLVAGAPFEGVGLPDCVEQGKAAAERLLA; encoded by the coding sequence ATGGGACGGGACGGGCGCAGGATCGCCGTTATCGGCGGCGGACTTACCGGGCTTAGCGCCGCTTATTATTTGCTTCGGCTTGCGCGGGAGCGCGGGCAGAAGGTCGAAGCGATCGTGATCGAGGGCTCCGGCCGGCTCGGCGGCAAGGTGAACACGCTGCGGCGGGACGGTTTCGTCATCGAGCGCGGGCCCGATTCGTTCCTGGGCCGGAAGCTTCCGATGCTGCATCTGGCCCGGGATCTGAACTTGCTGGATGAGCTCGTCGGAACGAATCCTGCCGCGGTTAAAACTTATATCGCCCTGGACGGCAAGCTGAATCCGATGCCGAAGGGCATGAATCTCGGCATTCCGAACGATCTCGGGGCGTTCGCGAGAAACAGCCTCATTTCCCCGTTCGGCAAAATGAGAGCCCTGGACGATTTGAGGCTCCCCCGCCTTGCGGAAGAGAAGGAAGAGACGGTCGGCGCGTTTCTGGAACGGCGTCTCGGCAAAGAAATGGTGGAGCGGATCGCGGAGCCTCTGCTTGCGGGCATTCACGCCGGCGACCTGTACAAGCTCGGCCTGTACGCCACCTTTCCGCAATTTGCGGACATGGAACGGCGTTACGGCAGCGTGATTCGCGGCATGATCGAAGCGCGGAACACGGCCCCGGCGGCGGGAGCGAAAGCGGCGCAATTGCGCTCGGCCGCGGTCGGCGGCGCGAGCATCCCGCCGACGGCTTTTTTGACGTTTCGCAGCGGCTTGTCGGTCGTGATCGAAACGCTGGAGCGGCGCCTTCGCGACATGGGCTGCGAAATTCGCCTCGGCGGCGAGGTCGAAACGCTCGAAAAAGCCGGAGCCGCGGGTGCGGCCGAAGACGGAAGCAGCGGGCGCTACCGGCTTCGGCTGGCCGACGGAACCGTCTATGAGGCCGACGACGTGCTGCTCACGCTGCCGGCGTATGCCGACGCGCGGCTTCTGGAGCCCCATCTCGACGTTTCGGCGCTTTCGACGATGGACTACGTTTCGGTCGCCAACGTCGTGCTCGCCTACGACGACCGGGAATTCGGCCGCAAGCTGGACGGTTCCGGCTTTCTCGTGCCGAAGTCGGAGGGACGTACCATCACGGCCAGCACGTGGACGTCGTCCAAATGGCTGCATACCGCTCCCCGCGGGAAAAAGCTTATCCGCTGTTATGTCGGCCGGGCGGGAGACGAAGACGCGGTCGAGCTTGACGACGAACGAATGGCGCTCGCGGTGCGGCGAGATTTGCGGGATTTGATGGGGCTGGAAGCGAAGCCGCTATTCGTGGAAATTACCCGGCTTCGCCGGTCGATGCCGCAATATCCCGTCGGCCATCTCGAACGGATCGCCGCGCTGCGGGACGAGCTGAACGCGCGTTTGCCCGGCGTGCTCGTCGCCGGAGCGCCGTTCGAAGGGGTCGGCCTGCCCGATTGCGTCGAGCAAGGAAAAGCGGCGGCCGAGCGGCTGCTTGCGTAA
- a CDS encoding O-methyltransferase: protein MTGRKIRKVKDKRNEDALPAEPEAYFESLFPQDPELERIAETIRERGMPEISVEPAYGRLLTMLAASIGAAAALEIGALGGYSGVCLARGLAPGGKLTSLELKPEYAELAQANLAAAGFGDRVEMLVGSAAESLKKLAAEGRTFDFFFIDADKENYPLYLEWAIRLARPGALIAADNTLLRGRTLNPDKTGPAVRAVREFNRIIARDERLIGTHLPSFDGLALATVKRA, encoded by the coding sequence ATGACGGGAAGGAAGATCCGCAAAGTGAAGGATAAAAGGAATGAAGACGCGCTTCCGGCCGAGCCGGAAGCTTATTTCGAATCTCTGTTTCCGCAGGACCCGGAGCTTGAGCGCATCGCGGAAACGATTCGGGAGCGGGGGATGCCGGAAATTTCGGTCGAGCCCGCTTACGGAAGGCTGCTGACGATGCTGGCGGCATCGATCGGAGCTGCAGCCGCGCTCGAAATCGGCGCGCTCGGCGGGTACAGCGGAGTCTGTCTCGCCAGGGGGCTTGCGCCGGGCGGCAAGCTTACTTCGCTGGAGCTGAAGCCCGAGTATGCGGAGCTGGCGCAAGCGAATCTTGCCGCCGCGGGCTTCGGCGATCGCGTCGAAATGCTTGTCGGCAGCGCGGCCGAAAGCCTGAAGAAGCTTGCCGCGGAAGGGCGGACGTTCGATTTTTTCTTTATCGATGCCGACAAGGAGAACTATCCGCTTTATCTCGAATGGGCGATTCGTCTCGCCAGGCCCGGCGCGTTGATCGCGGCGGACAATACGCTGCTGCGCGGCCGGACGCTCAACCCGGACAAAACGGGGCCGGCCGTCAGGGCGGTGCGCGAGTTCAACCGCATCATCGCCCGCGACGAGCGGCTCATCGGCACGCATTTGCCCTCGTTCGACGGGCTTGCTTTGGCGACGGTAAAAAGAGCCTGA
- a CDS encoding catalase: MSRLTTNQGVPIGDNQNSKTAGTRGPTLLEDYQLLEKLAHFDRERVPERVVHARGAGAHGVFTLKNSMKRYTKAAFLQDPDTETPVFVRFSTVIHGQHSPETLRDPRGFAVKFYTTEGNYDFVGNNLPVFFIRDAMKFPDMVHSLKPDPRNNLQHPDRYWDFMSLTPESTNMLVHLFSDEGIPANYREMRGSSVHAFKWINAYGNMVYVKLRWVPKAGIRNLSAEEASEIQARDFNHASRDLYEAIERGDYPEWDLYVQILDPADIDNFDFDPLDATKDWFEDVIPPQLVGTMTLNRNPDNVFAETESVGFNPGVVVPGIEPSEDKLLQGRLFSYSDTQRYRIGTNYLQLPINCPFAQVSNNQRDGAMPFKQQAESINYEPNRHQHTPKEDKSFREAGAPVGGQAARAKIEKPNDFGQAGQVYNRYSDEQKAALVKNLSNDLKQVAEQTKLLAICNFYRADADLGQRLADSLNVDVTPYLKQMV, encoded by the coding sequence ATGAGCAGATTGACAACCAATCAAGGCGTCCCGATCGGCGACAATCAAAACTCCAAGACGGCCGGAACCCGCGGCCCCACCCTGCTGGAAGATTATCAACTGCTCGAAAAGCTCGCCCATTTCGACCGGGAACGGGTTCCCGAACGCGTCGTTCATGCGCGCGGAGCGGGGGCTCATGGCGTTTTTACGCTGAAAAACAGCATGAAGCGCTATACGAAAGCGGCTTTCCTGCAGGATCCGGATACCGAAACGCCGGTGTTCGTTCGTTTTTCGACGGTCATTCACGGCCAGCATTCGCCGGAAACGCTTCGCGATCCGCGGGGCTTTGCCGTAAAATTTTATACGACGGAAGGCAATTACGACTTTGTCGGCAACAACTTGCCCGTCTTCTTCATCCGGGACGCGATGAAGTTCCCCGATATGGTTCATTCCCTGAAGCCCGATCCGCGGAACAACCTCCAGCATCCCGACCGGTACTGGGATTTCATGTCGCTGACGCCGGAGTCGACGAACATGCTCGTGCATCTGTTCTCGGACGAAGGCATTCCGGCCAACTATCGCGAAATGCGCGGATCGAGCGTCCACGCGTTCAAATGGATCAACGCTTACGGCAACATGGTTTACGTGAAGCTTCGCTGGGTTCCGAAAGCGGGCATCCGGAATCTGTCCGCGGAGGAAGCATCGGAAATTCAGGCCCGCGATTTCAACCATGCGAGCCGCGATTTGTACGAAGCGATCGAGCGCGGGGATTATCCGGAATGGGATCTGTACGTCCAAATCCTCGATCCGGCGGACATCGACAACTTCGATTTCGATCCGCTGGATGCGACGAAGGATTGGTTCGAGGACGTCATTCCGCCTCAGCTCGTCGGCACGATGACGCTGAACCGCAACCCCGACAACGTATTCGCGGAAACCGAATCCGTCGGCTTCAACCCCGGGGTCGTCGTGCCCGGCATCGAACCGTCGGAAGACAAACTGCTTCAAGGCCGTCTGTTCTCCTATTCGGATACGCAGCGCTACCGCATCGGCACGAACTATTTGCAGCTGCCGATCAACTGCCCGTTCGCGCAAGTGAGCAACAATCAGCGCGACGGAGCGATGCCGTTCAAGCAGCAGGCCGAATCGATCAACTACGAGCCGAACCGGCATCAGCACACGCCGAAAGAAGATAAGTCGTTCCGGGAAGCGGGCGCTCCGGTCGGCGGCCAGGCCGCCCGCGCCAAAATCGAGAAGCCGAACGACTTCGGCCAAGCGGGCCAAGTGTACAATCGCTATTCCGACGAACAGAAAGCGGCCCTGGTCAAAAATCTGTCCAACGACCTGAAGCAGGTCGCGGAGCAAACGAAGCTCCTCGCGATTTGCAACTTCTACCGCGCGGACGCCGACCTCGGCCAACGGCTTGCCGACAGCCTGAACGTAGACGTAACCCCGTATTTGAAGCAAATGGTCTGA
- the hemH gene encoding ferrochelatase: MSLGTKPTGVLVMSYGTPENMESVEAYYTHIRRGHPPTAEQLEDLSARYRAIVGGVFPLRENTNRQAAALQRTLDERAGPGRYVCYQGLKHAAPFIEDGIAAMAGDGIREAIGIVLAPHYSSMSVGGYLKRAQEEAAKHGIRFAGVQSYHLHPELISALAERVRRGLDKFGDARGDAIVLFSAHSLPKRIEQTGDPYPELLLETSHAVALAAGVERWQFTWQSAGQTGEPWLGPDILETVDSLAREGVRSILVAPVGFVSDHLEVLYDLDIEASRYAEERGVRLERIEMLNDDPQYMSALADSLAAAEKELEDGR; encoded by the coding sequence ATGAGCTTGGGAACGAAGCCGACCGGCGTTCTCGTCATGTCGTACGGAACGCCGGAAAATATGGAAAGCGTCGAAGCCTATTATACGCATATTCGTAGAGGTCATCCGCCGACGGCGGAGCAACTGGAGGATTTGAGCGCCCGCTACCGGGCGATCGTCGGCGGCGTGTTTCCGCTGCGCGAAAATACAAACCGCCAGGCGGCCGCGCTCCAGCGCACGCTGGACGAAAGGGCCGGACCGGGCCGGTACGTTTGCTACCAGGGCCTGAAGCATGCCGCTCCGTTTATCGAAGACGGGATCGCGGCCATGGCCGGAGACGGCATCCGCGAGGCGATCGGCATCGTGCTGGCGCCGCATTATTCGTCGATGAGCGTCGGCGGCTATTTGAAACGCGCGCAGGAGGAAGCCGCGAAGCACGGCATCCGCTTCGCCGGCGTGCAAAGCTATCATCTTCACCCCGAATTGATTTCCGCCCTGGCGGAAAGGGTCCGGCGGGGACTGGACAAGTTCGGGGACGCCCGCGGCGACGCGATCGTTCTGTTCAGCGCCCACAGCTTGCCGAAGCGCATCGAACAAACCGGCGATCCGTATCCGGAGCTGCTGCTGGAAACGTCGCACGCGGTGGCGTTGGCCGCCGGCGTCGAACGCTGGCAGTTTACGTGGCAAAGCGCCGGCCAGACCGGCGAGCCGTGGCTCGGACCGGACATTCTCGAAACGGTGGACTCGCTGGCGCGCGAAGGCGTCCGGTCGATTCTGGTCGCTCCGGTCGGCTTCGTTTCGGATCATCTCGAGGTGCTGTACGATCTCGACATCGAGGCGAGCCGGTACGCCGAAGAGCGCGGAGTGCGGCTTGAGAGAATCGAGATGCTGAACGACGATCCGCAGTACATGTCGGCGCTCGCGGATTCGTTGGCGGCGGCGGAGAAAGAGCTGGAAGACGGCCGATAA
- the hemE gene encoding uroporphyrinogen decarboxylase has protein sequence MFNDRFLRACRRQSVDRVPVWYMRQAGRYDPEYRKIKEKYSLLEICRQPELAAEVTMMPVRKLGVDAAILYSDIMNPVSSIGIDFDIVKDVGPVIHNPVRNAADVEKLSPIDVEGDLPHVLETIRILASELDVPLISFGGAPFTLASYIVEGRPSKSYMNTKALMYGEPAVWHKLMGKLSDMAAEYLRAHVRAGAKAVQLFDSWAGSLAPHDFAEFVLPHVESIFARLADLDVPKIYFPGVGSGELLPHLANLEADVVGLDWRVPISEGRRRTGGKFAVQGNLDPYVLTAPQRVIREHARRVLDEGMKEPGFIFNLGHGLFPDASLDKLRELTEYAHEYSEQRLKPGVSR, from the coding sequence ATGTTTAATGACCGTTTCTTGCGCGCGTGCCGAAGGCAGTCCGTCGACCGGGTGCCTGTCTGGTATATGCGCCAGGCCGGGCGATACGACCCCGAATACCGGAAAATCAAAGAGAAATATTCCTTGCTGGAAATTTGCCGCCAGCCCGAGCTGGCCGCGGAAGTGACGATGATGCCGGTCCGAAAGCTGGGCGTCGATGCCGCGATTTTATATTCCGATATTATGAATCCCGTGTCCTCGATCGGCATCGATTTCGATATCGTCAAGGACGTCGGTCCCGTCATTCACAATCCGGTGCGCAACGCGGCCGACGTGGAGAAGCTTTCGCCGATCGACGTGGAGGGCGATCTGCCGCACGTGCTGGAGACGATCCGGATTTTGGCGTCGGAGCTTGACGTGCCGCTCATTTCGTTCGGAGGAGCGCCGTTTACGCTCGCCAGCTATATCGTGGAAGGCCGGCCTTCCAAATCGTATATGAACACGAAAGCGCTCATGTACGGAGAGCCCGCCGTTTGGCACAAGCTGATGGGCAAGCTGTCCGACATGGCGGCGGAATATTTGCGCGCGCACGTCCGCGCGGGCGCCAAGGCGGTTCAGTTGTTCGACAGCTGGGCGGGCTCGCTTGCTCCGCACGATTTCGCGGAGTTCGTGCTGCCTCATGTCGAATCGATTTTCGCCCGGCTCGCGGATCTGGACGTGCCGAAAATTTATTTCCCGGGCGTCGGCTCCGGAGAGCTGCTTCCGCATCTCGCCAACCTGGAAGCCGACGTCGTCGGGCTCGACTGGCGGGTGCCGATCTCCGAAGGGCGCCGCCGGACCGGCGGCAAGTTTGCCGTTCAAGGCAATCTCGATCCGTACGTTCTCACCGCTCCGCAGCGCGTGATCCGCGAGCATGCCCGCCGAGTGCTGGACGAAGGGATGAAGGAGCCCGGATTTATTTTTAACCTCGGGCACGGGTTGTTTCCCGACGCTTCCCTTGACAAGCTGCGCGAGCTGACGGAGTACGCGCACGAATATTCGGAACAACGGCTGAAGCCGGGGGTGTCGCGATGA
- a CDS encoding MBOAT family O-acyltransferase: MLFNTYQFMFVFWPVTAIVYFLFIRFRWTKAAKAWLALASLFFYGYWDIEYVPLILASILFNYLTGRWIVAASGSSLGKRKAILTFGIVANLALLGYYKYANFFLENLGELTGQSYTLLQIILPLGISFFTFTQIAFLVDAYRGKVRETNFVSYVLFVTFFPHLIAGPILHHGEMMPQFDRLRNKVWNWSNAAKGLFIFCIGLFKKVVIADTFAIYANDGFKSASEFTDSWVASLSYTLQLYFDFSGYTDMAIGIALFFNIILPQNFNSPYKAVSITDFWRRWHMTLSRWLRDYIYIPLGGNRKGFARANVNLIIVFLIGGFWHGAGWTFILWGLLHGVGQALQRIWTRRGHPLPKWLAIAVTFLFINFTWVFFRAEDMDQAWRILKGMVGLNGLGLDQLTSFAFPILLFVVFLPIVFFAKNSSERAESFKPSVKVALAMAVLFIVSLLYLNRISEFLYFNF, translated from the coding sequence ATGCTTTTTAATACCTATCAATTTATGTTCGTGTTTTGGCCGGTAACGGCCATCGTCTACTTTCTGTTCATCCGCTTCCGATGGACGAAGGCGGCGAAGGCTTGGCTCGCTCTCGCGTCCTTGTTTTTTTACGGGTACTGGGACATCGAATACGTCCCGCTGATTTTGGCCTCCATTTTGTTCAACTATTTGACCGGGCGCTGGATCGTCGCGGCCTCCGGCTCGTCGCTCGGCAAACGGAAGGCGATTTTAACCTTCGGCATCGTCGCCAATCTGGCTTTGCTGGGCTACTACAAGTACGCGAACTTTTTCCTGGAAAATCTGGGCGAACTGACGGGTCAATCGTACACGCTGCTGCAAATTATCCTGCCGCTCGGCATCAGCTTTTTTACGTTCACGCAAATTGCGTTTCTCGTCGACGCCTACCGCGGCAAAGTACGCGAAACGAACTTCGTCAGCTACGTGCTGTTCGTTACGTTTTTCCCTCATCTCATCGCCGGGCCCATTCTTCACCATGGCGAAATGATGCCCCAGTTCGACCGGCTGCGCAACAAAGTGTGGAACTGGTCGAACGCGGCGAAGGGCCTGTTTATTTTTTGCATCGGCTTGTTTAAAAAAGTCGTCATTGCCGACACGTTCGCCATTTATGCTAACGACGGCTTCAAGTCGGCTTCGGAATTTACCGATTCCTGGGTCGCCTCGCTTTCCTACACGCTGCAGCTTTATTTCGATTTCAGCGGCTACACGGATATGGCGATCGGGATTGCGCTGTTTTTCAACATTATTTTGCCGCAAAACTTCAACTCGCCTTATAAAGCGGTTTCCATCACCGACTTCTGGAGACGCTGGCATATGACGCTGAGCCGCTGGCTCCGCGATTACATCTACATTCCGCTCGGGGGCAACCGCAAAGGCTTCGCGCGTGCCAACGTCAACCTGATCATCGTCTTCCTGATCGGAGGCTTCTGGCACGGGGCGGGCTGGACCTTTATTTTGTGGGGCCTCCTGCACGGCGTCGGACAAGCGCTGCAGCGGATCTGGACGCGCCGGGGACATCCGCTGCCCAAATGGCTGGCGATTGCCGTTACGTTCCTGTTCATTAACTTCACCTGGGTTTTTTTCCGGGCGGAGGACATGGACCAGGCGTGGCGGATTTTGAAAGGCATGGTCGGCTTGAACGGTCTGGGCCTCGACCAGCTGACAAGCTTCGCTTTCCCGATTTTGCTGTTCGTCGTCTTTTTGCCGATCGTCTTTTTCGCCAAAAACTCCTCGGAACGGGCGGAGAGCTTCAAGCCGAGCGTCAAGGTCGCGCTCGCCATGGCG
- a CDS encoding MFS transporter, translating into MQRWKINLGVLWFGNFLVLAGMTMITPFLSLYLQQDLGVTGEHRIGVWAGLIFAANFVTAFLFQPLWGKLSDRYGRKMMLLRSGFGMSIVIVLMGFATSPWHLLLLRVANGVISGFVPAATSLVSAGTPKERMGFAMGILQSGATAGTILGPLIGGLMADTFGFRPIFYITGSLMFAASLLCSFVVKENFDRKAAALRAQASLLKGLRRLMRVPQMPVLLSITFLIQFAMLAPMALIPLYVQHLHGSAENLAFLSGFVGAVTGLSNMVSAPILGRISDRVGSKWILFFSLVGAGLLFIPQAFVGNVGQLLVTRFLLGCFMGGLIPTVNALIRRYAPEGLDSRAFGFNSSALSLGNMIGPVTGGFLSGFIGIEGLFIVSGFFLLATSVWTYAMLVRRDTGPSAGSA; encoded by the coding sequence TTGCAGCGATGGAAAATCAACCTGGGAGTACTGTGGTTCGGCAATTTTCTCGTCTTGGCGGGCATGACGATGATCACGCCGTTTCTGTCTCTTTATTTGCAGCAGGATTTGGGCGTAACGGGCGAACATCGCATCGGCGTGTGGGCCGGGCTGATATTCGCCGCGAACTTCGTTACGGCCTTCCTTTTTCAGCCGTTATGGGGCAAGCTGTCGGACCGGTACGGCCGCAAAATGATGCTGCTTCGCTCCGGATTCGGCATGTCGATCGTCATCGTGCTCATGGGATTTGCCACCTCTCCCTGGCATCTGCTTCTGCTTCGGGTCGCAAACGGCGTCATTTCGGGCTTTGTCCCGGCAGCCACGTCGCTCGTATCCGCGGGCACGCCGAAGGAGCGCATGGGCTTCGCCATGGGGATCCTGCAGTCCGGCGCCACGGCGGGCACAATTCTGGGGCCGCTGATCGGCGGGCTGATGGCGGATACGTTCGGCTTCCGGCCGATCTTTTACATTACGGGCTCGCTGATGTTCGCCGCTTCCCTGCTCTGCAGCTTCGTCGTCAAGGAAAATTTCGACCGCAAAGCCGCGGCGCTGCGGGCACAGGCCAGCCTGCTGAAAGGATTGCGCCGCCTGATGCGCGTTCCGCAAATGCCCGTGCTCCTGTCCATCACGTTTTTGATTCAATTCGCCATGCTCGCGCCGATGGCGCTCATTCCGCTTTATGTGCAGCATCTTCACGGCAGCGCGGAAAATTTGGCGTTTTTGTCCGGCTTCGTCGGCGCCGTCACCGGGTTGTCCAACATGGTATCCGCGCCGATTCTCGGAAGGATCAGCGACCGGGTCGGTTCCAAATGGATTTTGTTTTTTTCGCTCGTCGGCGCCGGCCTTCTGTTCATCCCGCAGGCGTTCGTCGGCAACGTGGGGCAGCTGCTCGTCACCCGCTTCCTGCTCGGCTGCTTCATGGGCGGCCTGATTCCGACCGTCAATGCGCTGATTCGCCGCTATGCTCCCGAAGGCCTGGACAGCCGGGCGTTCGGCTTCAACAGCAGCGCGCTGTCGCTCGGGAACATGATCGGTCCCGTCACCGGCGGGTTCCTGTCGGGCTTCATCGGGATCGAGGGGCTGTTCATCGTTTCGGGCTTCTTTCTGCTCGCGACTTCCGTTTGGACTTATGCCATGCTGGTCCGGCGCGATACCGGACCTTCCGCAGGCTCAGCCTAA
- a CDS encoding LTA synthase family protein yields the protein MSQLQTAARSGIRLSLYGLRLWPYWGAMLLIASMLYKLNWLDGQLDVGGMNHWKWTVNLGAMVLATFWTVWLGRRSRAVALALLDLVFSVVMLADLVYFRYFKDFISVPVLLQAGQVSALEDSIGSLLKPGDWILLADIPVAVALAVFTCWRLRPSRLERLGRVPRRRTMRSALLRFALGVALLVAGIYMIAVPVNTQKNGWASGLFVGNWWNVPIYNVTGLFGFHGYDVYRYANENWFGSGPSEAEIAEAEDWFENRAELQKAVETDPLFGAYKGKNILIVQAEAFQTFVLGQSVNGEEVTPNLNKLIGDSLYFPNFYHQTGQGNTSDADFLTNCSLHPASTGSVFVRFANHAFDCLPSILHEEGYDATVHHAYDGSFWNRNNMYRNMEYDEFYSLQDYANDEPIGWSIGDKSFFRQTIDQIKQRASSPFYAMTIMISSHHPYNLPSSSVDFDAGPFAGTTFGDYLEAAHYVDEAMGELVERLKTEGLWDETILVFYGDHESSLNDTETFARFFGREVGDLEKDALQRKVPFFIHFPHDAHAGVNEKPVGQIDTAPTLLHLLGIPVSDLKLMGVSMISEAGKPVVFRDGAFAQGNFYYVPSNDGIMENGLCYQTDSGERTDMSACLAGAEAAKLELKVSDLVIEHDLVETLRENGKAEEASEGGSEG from the coding sequence ATGTCTCAACTGCAAACCGCGGCTCGAAGCGGTATCCGGCTTTCGCTGTACGGGCTCCGTCTTTGGCCGTATTGGGGAGCGATGCTGCTTATCGCTTCGATGCTGTATAAGCTGAATTGGCTGGACGGGCAGCTCGACGTCGGCGGCATGAACCACTGGAAGTGGACGGTCAACCTTGGCGCGATGGTGCTGGCGACGTTCTGGACCGTCTGGCTCGGGCGCCGCAGCCGGGCCGTCGCGCTCGCTCTCCTCGACCTCGTCTTTTCGGTCGTCATGCTGGCCGATCTCGTCTATTTTCGCTACTTTAAAGACTTCATTTCCGTTCCGGTGCTGCTTCAGGCCGGCCAGGTGAGCGCGCTCGAGGACAGTATCGGAAGCTTGCTCAAGCCGGGCGACTGGATTTTGCTTGCCGACATCCCGGTGGCGGTCGCGCTGGCCGTGTTCACCTGCTGGCGGCTGCGCCCGTCCCGGCTGGAGCGACTCGGCCGCGTGCCGAGACGCAGGACGATGCGCAGCGCTTTGCTTCGCTTCGCGCTCGGAGTCGCCCTGCTTGTCGCCGGCATCTATATGATCGCCGTCCCGGTCAATACGCAAAAGAACGGCTGGGCCAGCGGACTGTTCGTCGGCAATTGGTGGAACGTGCCGATCTACAACGTGACGGGGCTGTTCGGCTTTCACGGCTACGACGTGTACAGGTACGCGAACGAAAACTGGTTCGGCAGCGGGCCGAGCGAAGCCGAAATCGCGGAAGCGGAAGACTGGTTCGAAAACCGCGCGGAATTGCAAAAAGCGGTCGAAACCGACCCGCTGTTCGGCGCCTACAAGGGCAAAAACATCCTGATCGTCCAGGCCGAGGCGTTTCAGACGTTCGTGCTTGGCCAATCCGTGAACGGGGAAGAAGTAACGCCGAATTTGAACAAGCTGATCGGCGACAGCCTTTACTTTCCGAACTTTTACCATCAGACCGGACAAGGAAACACCTCCGACGCGGATTTTCTGACGAATTGCTCCCTGCATCCGGCGTCGACGGGTTCCGTGTTCGTTCGGTTTGCGAATCACGCTTTCGATTGCCTCCCTTCGATTTTGCACGAGGAAGGCTATGACGCGACCGTGCACCATGCGTACGACGGAAGCTTCTGGAACCGGAACAACATGTACCGCAACATGGAGTATGACGAATTTTACAGTCTTCAGGATTATGCGAACGACGAGCCGATCGGCTGGTCGATCGGGGATAAATCCTTTTTCCGGCAGACGATCGACCAGATCAAGCAGCGCGCCAGCTCCCCGTTTTATGCGATGACGATCATGATTTCCAGCCATCACCCCTACAACCTGCCGTCGTCGTCGGTCGATTTCGATGCGGGGCCGTTCGCCGGAACGACGTTCGGGGACTACCTCGAAGCCGCCCACTACGTCGACGAGGCGATGGGCGAGCTGGTGGAACGGCTGAAAACGGAAGGCTTGTGGGATGAAACCATACTTGTCTTTTACGGCGACCACGAAAGCTCGCTGAACGATACGGAAACGTTCGCGCGGTTTTTCGGGCGGGAAGTCGGCGACCTCGAAAAAGACGCCCTCCAGCGCAAAGTTCCGTTTTTCATTCATTTTCCGCATGACGCGCACGCGGGCGTAAACGAAAAGCCGGTCGGCCAGATCGACACGGCCCCGACGCTCCTGCACCTGCTCGGAATTCCCGTCTCCGACCTCAAGCTGATGGGCGTCAGCATGATCTCCGAGGCCGGGAAGCCGGTCGTTTTCCGCGACGGGGCCTTTGCGCAAGGCAACTTTTATTACGTGCCCTCGAACGACGGCATCATGGAAAACGGATTGTGCTACCAAACGGACAGCGGCGAGCGGACCGACATGTCGGCATGCCTCGCGGGCGCCGAAGCGGCCAAGCTCGAGCTGAAGGTGTCCGATCTCGTGATCGAGCACGATTTGGTGGAGACGCTGCGAGAGAACGGGAAGGCTGAAGAAGCGTCTGAAGGCGGATCCGAAGGCTGA